Proteins found in one Deinococcus multiflagellatus genomic segment:
- a CDS encoding zinc ribbon domain-containing protein, whose amino-acid sequence MTLPAAPPPRTRARYALCPLCGRAVPLAARERYCPNDGRALLRGCPGCGAPLRTPYARFCTGCGAALLDTAPPG is encoded by the coding sequence ATGACCCTTCCTGCTGCCCCGCCGCCCCGCACCCGGGCGCGCTACGCCCTGTGCCCCCTGTGTGGCCGCGCGGTGCCGCTGGCCGCCCGCGAGCGCTACTGCCCCAACGACGGGCGCGCGCTCCTGCGCGGGTGCCCGGGATGCGGCGCGCCGCTGCGCACCCCCTACGCCCGCTTCTGCACCGGCTGCGGCGCCGCCCTGCTGGACACTGCCCCCCCAGGGTAA